A genomic region of Streptomyces sp. NBC_00247 contains the following coding sequences:
- a CDS encoding TetR/AcrR family transcriptional regulator, producing the protein MARTMEGNGVPVPQRLLAAATRLFAEQGYDRTSVQEIVEAAGVTKGALYHYFGSKEDLLHEVYARVLRLQQERLDAFANADEPVAKRLRDAAADVVVTTIENLDDASIFFRSMHHLSPEKNKQVRVERRRYHERFRALIEEGQRAGVFSLASPADLVVDYHFGSIHHLSTWYRPDGPLTKQEVAGHLADLLLRALRP; encoded by the coding sequence ATGGCCAGGACGATGGAGGGGAACGGGGTTCCCGTTCCCCAGCGGCTGCTGGCCGCCGCCACCCGCCTCTTCGCGGAACAGGGGTACGACCGCACCTCGGTCCAGGAGATCGTCGAGGCCGCAGGGGTCACCAAGGGGGCCCTGTACCACTACTTCGGTTCCAAGGAGGACCTCCTCCACGAGGTCTACGCCCGGGTGCTCCGCCTCCAGCAGGAGCGCCTCGACGCCTTCGCGAACGCCGACGAACCGGTGGCGAAGCGGCTGCGCGACGCCGCCGCGGACGTGGTCGTGACGACCATCGAGAACCTCGACGACGCCTCGATCTTCTTCCGCTCCATGCACCACCTGAGCCCGGAGAAGAACAAGCAGGTGCGCGTCGAACGCCGCCGCTACCACGAGCGCTTCCGCGCCCTGATCGAGGAAGGGCAGCGGGCGGGCGTCTTCTCCCTCGCCAGCCCCGCCGACCTCGTGGTCGACTACCACTTCGGCTCGATCCACCACCTCTCGACCTGGTACCGCCCCGACGGCCCGCTCACCAAGCAGGAAGTCGCCGGCCACCTCGCGGACCTGCTGCTGCGGGCGCTGCGGCCGTAG
- a CDS encoding carbohydrate ABC transporter permease, translating to MNSVEHAKPVKSATSVRRRARYGSYALELVMVAVAVLFLFPVYALITLALKEPRQIADSPLGLPAPPTLHNFGNAWSSASLGPALVNSAVITALSLLLLVVLGSTGAYFLARRAQGLGYGLYILFLLGIVLPFQLGMIPLYKLVDSLGWLGTYQGMVLFYTGIQLPFTVFLYTGFVRTLPADYAQAALIDGCDHRQAFTRIVFPLLRPITGTVVILNAVFVWNDFFTPLLYLGGSDKETVPVGVFSFVGQYVSEYGLVFAGLVLAALPVLVVFLLLQRYVIKGFAGGLKG from the coding sequence GTGAACTCCGTGGAACACGCGAAGCCCGTGAAGTCGGCGACGTCCGTGCGCCGCCGCGCCCGCTACGGAAGCTACGCCCTGGAGCTGGTCATGGTCGCGGTCGCGGTCCTCTTCCTCTTCCCGGTGTACGCCCTGATCACGCTGGCGCTCAAGGAGCCCCGGCAGATCGCCGACTCCCCGCTGGGCCTGCCCGCCCCGCCGACCCTGCACAACTTCGGCAACGCGTGGTCGTCCGCGTCGCTGGGGCCCGCGCTCGTCAACAGCGCGGTCATCACCGCCCTCAGCCTGCTGCTGCTGGTGGTGCTCGGCTCGACGGGGGCGTACTTCCTGGCCCGCCGGGCCCAGGGGCTCGGCTACGGGCTGTACATCCTCTTCCTGCTGGGCATCGTGCTGCCCTTCCAGCTGGGCATGATCCCGCTGTACAAGCTGGTCGACAGCCTCGGCTGGCTGGGGACGTACCAGGGGATGGTGCTCTTCTACACCGGCATCCAGTTGCCGTTCACCGTGTTCCTCTACACCGGGTTCGTCCGCACCCTGCCCGCCGACTACGCGCAGGCAGCGCTGATCGACGGGTGCGACCACCGGCAGGCGTTCACCCGGATCGTGTTCCCGCTGCTGCGGCCGATCACCGGCACGGTGGTCATCCTGAACGCCGTCTTCGTCTGGAACGACTTCTTCACCCCGCTGCTCTACCTCGGCGGGTCCGACAAGGAGACCGTGCCGGTGGGGGTGTTCTCCTTCGTCGGCCAGTACGTGTCGGAGTACGGGCTCGTCTTCGCGGGGCTCGTCCTGGCCGCGCTGCCCGTCCTGGTGGTGTTCCTGCTGCTCCAGCGGTACGTCATCAAGGGGTTCGCCGGGGGGCTCAAGGGCTGA
- a CDS encoding AMP-binding protein gives MTTTPDTAAPSPYAAKPWTGLLSETQLTPVEPAETVLHAFRAAVARAPEHTALAYFDGRLGYREADELSDSVAGHLAARGLRRGDRVAIMLQNTPHFVLALLGAWKAGATVVPLNPMYKAGEVAHVLDDAGVTALFCSDRAWESYLRDTAAAAPGVTIAVTACELDLQTENDPRVLGFERLPAPGDTDDLVAVARKGLAAPDDRALTATDTALISYTSGTSGKPKGAMNSHGNVMVNAARQREDHPIPEGAAYFALAPLFHITGMVCQLAACLANAGTLVLAYRFEASVVLEAFATHRPAYTVGPSTAFMALAAHPDATPAHFASFAVISSGGAPLPPALVEKFRAGFGPYIRNGYGLTECTAPCAAVPPHREAPVDPVSGTLSVGVPGPDTLVRILDETGAEVPLGEQGEIAVRGPQVVSGYWNLPEATAAAFPDGELRTGDIGFMDREGWLYVVDRKKDMINASGFKVWPREVEDVLYTHPAVREAAVVGVPDAYRGETVRAYVSLRPGSAVAPEELGAYCKERLAAYKYPRQVEILAELPKTASGKILRRELRSPR, from the coding sequence ATGACCACCACCCCGGACACGGCGGCCCCGTCCCCGTACGCCGCGAAGCCCTGGACCGGGCTGCTCTCCGAGACGCAGCTCACCCCCGTCGAGCCCGCCGAGACGGTCCTGCACGCCTTCCGGGCCGCAGTCGCCCGCGCCCCGGAACATACGGCCCTCGCCTACTTCGACGGGCGGCTCGGCTACCGCGAGGCCGACGAACTCAGCGACTCCGTCGCCGGGCACCTCGCCGCCCGGGGCCTGCGGCGCGGCGACCGCGTCGCGATCATGCTCCAGAACACCCCGCACTTCGTCCTCGCCCTGCTGGGCGCGTGGAAGGCGGGCGCCACCGTCGTCCCGCTCAACCCCATGTACAAGGCCGGCGAGGTCGCGCACGTCCTGGACGATGCCGGGGTGACCGCGCTCTTCTGCTCGGACCGGGCCTGGGAGTCGTACCTGCGCGACACCGCGGCCGCCGCGCCCGGCGTCACGATCGCCGTCACCGCCTGCGAGCTCGACCTCCAGACCGAGAACGACCCGCGCGTCCTCGGTTTCGAGCGGCTTCCGGCCCCCGGCGACACCGACGACCTGGTGGCCGTCGCCCGCAAGGGCCTCGCCGCCCCCGACGACCGCGCACTCACCGCCACCGACACCGCGCTGATCAGCTACACCTCCGGCACCAGTGGGAAGCCCAAGGGGGCGATGAACTCCCACGGCAACGTCATGGTCAACGCCGCACGCCAGCGCGAGGACCACCCGATCCCCGAGGGCGCCGCCTACTTCGCCCTCGCCCCGCTCTTCCACATCACCGGCATGGTCTGCCAGCTCGCCGCCTGCCTCGCCAACGCAGGCACCCTCGTGCTCGCCTACCGGTTCGAGGCGAGCGTGGTCCTCGAAGCCTTCGCCACCCACCGCCCCGCCTACACCGTCGGCCCCTCCACCGCCTTCATGGCGCTCGCCGCCCACCCCGACGCCACCCCCGCCCACTTCGCATCCTTCGCGGTGATCTCCTCCGGCGGCGCACCGCTGCCGCCCGCGCTGGTGGAGAAGTTCCGGGCGGGCTTCGGCCCGTACATCCGCAACGGCTACGGCCTCACCGAGTGCACCGCCCCCTGCGCCGCCGTACCCCCGCACCGGGAAGCCCCCGTCGACCCCGTCTCCGGAACCCTGTCGGTCGGCGTACCTGGCCCGGACACCCTCGTCCGCATCCTCGACGAGACCGGCGCGGAGGTGCCGCTCGGCGAACAGGGCGAGATCGCGGTGCGCGGTCCCCAGGTCGTGTCCGGCTACTGGAACCTCCCCGAGGCCACCGCCGCGGCCTTCCCCGACGGTGAACTGCGCACCGGAGACATCGGGTTCATGGACCGCGAGGGCTGGCTCTACGTCGTGGACCGCAAGAAGGACATGATCAACGCCTCCGGGTTCAAGGTCTGGCCCCGCGAGGTGGAGGACGTCCTCTACACCCACCCCGCCGTACGCGAGGCCGCCGTCGTCGGCGTTCCCGACGCCTACCGGGGCGAGACGGTCCGCGCCTACGTCAGCCTCCGGCCGGGCTCCGCCGTGGCGCCGGAGGAACTGGGCGCGTACTGCAAGGAACGGCTCGCCGCGTACAAGTACCCCCGTCAGGTCGAGATCCTGGCCGAGCTGCCGAAAACGGCGAGTGGGAAGATCCTCAGGCGGGAACTGCGTTCCCCGCGATAG